A window of the Labrus mixtus chromosome 8, fLabMix1.1, whole genome shotgun sequence genome harbors these coding sequences:
- the xirp1 gene encoding xin actin-binding repeat-containing protein 1 isoform X1: METFGLRRTQSLKSLSGGQERSWVMPASTRWDRKSVFQLVQHYQSCADLTSDKKVDVKFQGSESCVDRGWRRTESSFSLGGSGRSSNLWRSRSMESLPQRDSSGTKALCALFESKASLQQCFSSSPLSSVPNNSSKTGRECPLQDWRSHNTSLKETSIQTNSSGDRGKVMNGLPESYDRSSRYSHDDKYNPSLTKGGSPSRQSRDRISLLSSVRDRSALYLSRAAATDCTGGSTHTEFFDTPVTRTKTTKMAEAARKITVSPSSHDDDDLPLPPPPPIPPRPLDYEGSSGSSLPVPPPKETFSGFYQERQKSELKRLFKHIHPDLRANLDVAVDDEILKAVQSENPQAADTGYQGEVQSMRWIFENWTLDNIGDTHETKKLLYDEELKGGDVRGTSSMFEHIDSTQQMSAKRQTSVRGDVRTSMWLFETQPLDSLNESKREEGELVEAVLKEPIQTGDVRGTRLLFESKPLSDLGRCNSVEDHSFLKLKSELQEQKGDVHKTLKLFQAEPCCAIRDKSGNIHEIKSICREEINSSNISTARWLFETQPLDLINKGTDGVKIIRGISLEEGHRGGVDQKRWMFETQSFDTIQEVVGEDNFKGTLAECAGGADVGNKRKLFEMQPLEALKGDSEEKSLEKEEVIGGDVKTSLWLFETQPMETLNDSYEVGCLKKVTISADEQGEVKDRKQIFESGSIKKNTSVKEQGIEKGDVKGFKNLFETIPLSKIAHSDEASVVKEQVIVAGNVKDNKATFETTPLYAIKDSSGNLHKVTTVSREELIKGKVQNYKWMFETKPLDKLAEGKENVEVIKGITRHEDTTGDFKMAKWLFETQTIDGIHSKFNQTEMNVSVEEESCKGDVKTCKWLFETKPMDILYDKSEKEHDKETIDNADVKSITWLFESQPLDNIKDGEEYNLKLCSTTQDSVKSGVGVQTVKHLFETETMDRIRRGANLEHDVRCVSQVNFQSGDVSRVKDIFESQSLDEIGSEMMTTWDQQSQDEQIEKGSVHTFTWMFENCPMNLINKDKNDANIQRVTDAESGDVQNKKFIFETSSLDKIQDQPIEQESDSVEQPVSNVDVKSSTMMFESMPLYAIRDKEGLFHEVTTVKKEEVMSGDVRGARWMFETKPLDAIKAENEVYVIRAVTQEDVKKGDVKSAKWKFETQPLDSLTPRDEPSVRVVEDLGSSNVQLNKQIFESEQSSKKFVRMVSVTDVQHGDVRTSTWLFENQAIDSLKGEPQEEGPVKTVHREDSQKGDVKRCTWMFESQPLDKIKESEGTSVQSSEEEIPKADVKCTTWLFETTPLDKILASSVADTLSYLYQMNYVHSSGIIIEANENKNVNMAKYSLESNEGVQIQKEDIVGGNIRNIMLQLMLKPTSNLKPQVCILRELEKGKVNTTVVELPIYQSSTTINLERDQRTQNIVQMIEEMLVQVKGLKKGIIMQETKEGQAEMSVYSLICNSETKTDSHVIEKGDVKSTIGSLLATANSQRTAASCIVDKNEKGNVNLYKSCIEKGDLHYLKSLHAEASGDEVDHSLLAEEHIEIVQGDVKEAKRSLCQQKDQVERTISDVLPGDVKNTKKVFSSECSINVENCLPKEEIIPGDISTAKQQLAEKQPVTVEKEDIVAGDIKATMQSLERAKQQSMLVEREIIKPGTIYDMDLSAEVPELENSHAQKEVIVSGDVKAAKKSLEMAKQQSMQVEREVVVPGKIYNVNVKTQEQSTSATTQSTCSSSSRCQQIKTNISKVSESGKARESYVSCEASQQSAVIVSNCAPVSQPPFVSYECNGQTTEDETEGIVRGDVKAAIRSLQSAATEQKLPDKEDIVRGNVQLALQSLEKSSVNVSKGDYKAAMIYRNSGRACSGRSETVHNQCVVVSMPPSDTKLSPSISVTYEGQPTITTQNPSPNPVANGYSNSSSPESVSPPPIPQKTSGKQQVQRPALPPKPQWTKSIVVEEQNTTSSPAPEIICPIKHKMKNSAIPPVQGKELPKPSTDKLPENTRPNKIGKETLHETYQERCFDEEVQNSDQATEHLPTDSKAQDIKKSKKTTPSTGNKSDCQGMILNNYEGVMERNVIQKINAAEEIQICMKNYAEEGKHEMNMSLQAALKNFERKESHTLDKRIPSSSKKVKLIQDNLSDHEKTNKAKTQQNQSHPKPPERQINLEEKVVLREKKVKETDDQRRQRLSVHKDEIMKGNVEAAMEIFDNLRKREELKGILSQVQEIEGETSNADVSSLKTIYDNVPAWIDTPSRNAQRRKTEEKKVEAEPQDDDLESISSVETAFEDLEKASKEIMNLKEQTLAKLLDIEESIKKALYSVSNLKSEADIAGLSGLFDESLKSDQNFQPVNNIRKISIVSSKAKSGQIKEKSDVNLQTTLDSSQSTEGVPRKVHNKPLIRQSSSQSSPSFISIHSAARKPVEQPKSTMSTFNPKTDSHSHSCPDASSDLGLESVAVDTSKGGHSPAQRKVSVLEVKTVPEQPAGIIGKKTVSEMYEETDGFGNVFVSSVTSTVVTKHSDSKSSALFEVVGSPARYEVMTSPLIRRSGRPFDDKVLSNPKEEGTVFVTFSQPKEKQ; this comes from the exons ATGGAGACGTTCGGTCTGAGGAGGACTCAGTCCCTGAAGAGTCTCTCTGGGGGTCAGGAGAGGTCATGGGTCATGCCAGCCTCCACCCGCTGGGACAGGAAGTCTGTGTTTCAGCTGGTGCAACA TTACCAAAGCTGTGCAGACCTAACCAGTGACAAAAAAGTGGATGTTAAATTTCAg GGTTCAGAGAGCTGTGTGGACAGGGGatggaggaggacagaaagcagTTTCTCTCTGGGGGGGTCTGGAAGGAGCTCCAACCTGTGGAGGAGTCGCTCGATGGAATCCCTCCCTCAAAGAGACTCTTCAGGCACTAAAGCTCTGTGTGCTCTGTTTGAGTCCAAGGCCTCCCTGCAACAATGCTTCAGCAGCTCCCCACTCAGCTCTGTGCCTAATAACAGCAGTAAGACAGGGAGAGagtgccccctgcaggactGGAGAAGTCACAACACTTCTTTAAAGGAAACATCCATTCAG ACAAACTCCTCGGGGGACAGAGGAAAGGTCATGAATGGGCTGCCAGAGTCTTACGACAGATCATCCAGATACTCACACG ATGACAAATACAATCCATCACTGACCAAGGGGGGCTCCCCATCAAGACAAAGCAGAGACAGGATATCTTTGTTGTCGTCGGTGAGAGACAGATCAGCTCTGTATCTGTCGAGAGCAGCAGCCACAGACTGCACAGGAGGCTCCACTCACACA GAATTTTTTGATACTCCAGTGACAAGGACTAAAACCACAAAG ATGGCTGAAGCAGCTAGGAAAATCACAGTGTCACCATCATCTCATGATGACGACGACCTGCctctccccccacctcctcccatACCACCAAGGCCCCTTGACTATGAAGGGTCTTCAGGAAGTAGTCTTCCTGTGCCTCCACCCAAAGAAACCTTCTCTGGGTTCTACCAAGAACGACAAAAAAGTGAGCTTAAGAGGCTCTTCAAGCACATTCACCCGGACCTAAGGGCAAATCTTGATGTTGCAGTGGATGATGAGATATTAAAGGCGGTGCAGTCCGAAAACCCTCAGGCAGCGGACACAGGTTATCAGGGGGAAGTCCAATCAATGAGGTGGATCTTTGAGAACTGGACTCTGGACAACATTGGGGATACACATGAAACCAAGAAGTTGTTGTATGATGAAGAGCTGAAAGGTGGAGATGTTAGAGGCACCTCCTCTATGTTCGAGCACATTGACAGCACCCAACAAATGTCTGCCAAAAGACAGACTTCAGTCAGGGGTGATGTGAGAACATCAATGTGGCTGTTTGAGACCCAGCCCTTAGATTCTCTAAATGAATCAAAGAGAGAAGAAGGTGAGCTGGTTGAAGCAGTGCTGAAAGAACCGATCCAGACTGGAGATGTGAGAGGGACTCGGCTGCTCTTTGAGTCTAAACCACTGAGTGACTTGGGACGCTGCAACTCTGTAGAAGACCACAGCTTCCTAAAACTGAAATCTGAGCTTCAGGAGCAGAAAGGAGATGTCCATAAAACGTTAAAACTCTTCCAGGCAGAACCCTGCTGTGCCATCAGGGACAAGAGTGGCAATATCCATGAGATCAAATCTATCTGCAGGGAGGAGATCAACAGCAGTAACATCAGCACTGCGCGTTGGCTTTTTGAAACACAGCCACTGGACCTGATTAATAAGGGAACTGATGGGGTAAAAATTATTCGGGGTATCTCTCTGGAAGAGGGTCACAGAGGAGGAGTTGACCAGAAGAGATGGATGTTTGAAACTCAGTCATTTGACACAATACAAGAGGTTGTTGGAGAGGACAACTTTAAAGGAACATTGGCTGAATGTGCAGGAGGGGCAGACGTTGGGAACAAGAGAAAACTCTTTGAAATGCAACCGTTAGAAGCACTGAAAGGAGACTCTGAAGAAAAGTCTTTGGAAAAAGAGGAAGTCATTGGAGGAGATGTAAAAACTTCTCTGTGGCTATTTGAAACTCAACCCATGGAGACTCTTAATGATAGCTATGAAGTTGGGTGTTTGAAGAAAGTCACCATTTCAGCTGACGAACAAGGAgaagtaaaagacagaaaacaaatatttgagaGTGGAAGTATTAAGAAGAACACCTCAGTCAAGGAACAAGGGATTGAGAAAGGTGATGTTAAAGGAttcaaaaacctttttgaaacaaTTCCTTTGAGCAAAATTGCTCATTCTGATGAGGCATCAGTAGTGAAGGAACAAGTTATTGTTGCAGGGAATGTAAAAGACAACAAAGCAACATTTGAGACAACTCCCTTATATGCAATAAAGGACAGCTCCGGAAACCTACATAAAGTCACAACAGTCAGCCGGGAAGAATTAATCAAAGGGAAGGTCCAAAACTACAAGTGGATGTTTGAGACTAAGCCTTTAGACAAACTTGcagaggggaaagaaaatgttgaggTCATCAAAGGCATCACGAGACATGAGGACACAACTGGCGATTTCAAGATGGCAAAGTGGCTTTTTGAGACACAGACAATAGATGGGATCCATTCCAAGTTCAACCAGACAGAGATGAACGTTTCTGTTGAAGAAGAGTCTTGTAAAGGTGACGTAAAGACCTGTAAATGGTTGTTTGAGACAAAACCAATGGACATTCTGTATGACAAATCGGAAAAAGAACATGATAAAGAAACCATTGACAATGCTGATGTTAAGTCCATTACTTGGCTTTTTGAGTCACAGCCTCTTGACAACATCAAAGATGGAGAAGAATACAACTTGAAGCTCTGCAGCACCACACAGGATTCTGTCAAATCAGGTGTTGGTGTGCAAACAGTAAAACATCTTTTCGAAACAGAAACCATGGATAGAATAAGAAGGGGTGCAAATCTTGAACATGATGTGAGATGTGTCAGCCAGGTCAACTTTCAGTCTGGAGATGTCTCACGAGTCAAagacatttttgaatcccaGTCTCTGGATGAAATAGGGTCAGAAATGATGACAACATGGGATCAACAGAGCCAAGATGAACAGATTGAAAAAGGTTCAGTCCATACATTTACTTGGATGTTTGAGAACTGTCCCATGAACCTGATCAATAAGGACAAAAATGATGCAAATATTCAGAGAGTCACTGATGCAGAGAGTGGTGATGTTCAGAACAAAAAGTTTATATTTGAAACCTCCTCACTGGACAAAATCCAAGATCAACCCATTGAACAGGAGTCAGACTCTGTGGAACAGCCTGTGAGCAATGTTGATGTAAAGTCAAGCACCATGATGTTTGAGTCCATGCCACTGTATGCCATAAGAGACAAAGAGGGCCTGTTTCATGAAGTTACAACTGTGAAGAAAGAGGAGGTAATGAGTGGTGACGTAAGAGGAGCAAGATGGATGTTCGAGACGAAACCCCTTGATGCAATCAAGGCAGAGAATGAAGTTTATGTGATCAGAGCTGTCACCCAAGAGGACGTCAAGAAAGGAGACGTAAAATCGGCAAAGTGGAAATTTGAGACCCAACCCTTGGACTCCCTTACCCCCCGAGACGAGCCCTCTGTCAGAGTCGTTGAAGACTTAGGAAGTAGTAATGTGCAGCtcaataaacaaatatttgaatctGAGCAATCAAGCAAGAAGTTTGTGCGAATGGTTAGTGTAACTGATGTCCAGCATGGTGATGTCAGGACATCCACTTGGCTCTTTGAGAATCAAGCCATCGACAGTCTAAAAGGGGAACCTCAGGAGGAAGGTCCAGTTAAAACAGTCCACAGAGAAGACAGCCAGAAAGGAGATGTGAAACGCTGCACTTGGATGTTTGAATCACAGCCGCTGGACAAAATCAAGGAGTCTGAGGGGACATCAGTGCAAAGTTCTGAAGAGGAGATACCAAAAGCTGATGTGAAGTGCACCACCTGGCTTTTTGAGACTACTCCCCTGGACAAAATCCTTGCAAGCAGTGTCGCTGACACCCTGTCCTATCTGTACCAAATGAACTATGTTCACTCAAGTGGCATCATAATAGAAGCAAATGAGAACAAGAATGTTAACATGGCAAAGTATTCACTTGAAAGTAATGAAGGTGTGCAAATCCAGAAAGAAGATATTGTCGGGGGTAACATCAGGAACATCATGCTACAACTAATGCTCAAACCAACATCCAACCTAAAGCCCCAAGTTTGTATTCTCAGAGAACTGGAGAAGGGAAAAGTCAACACCACTGTAGTTGAACTTCCAATTTACCAGTCATCCACGACTATCAACCTGGAGAGGGATCAGAGAACACAAAACATTGTCCAGATGATCGAGGAAATGCTTGTTCAAGTTAAGGGTCTGAAAAAAGGAATCATAATGCAAGAGACTAAAGAGGGACAAGCGGAAATGTCAGTTTATTCACTTATCTGCAATTCTGAAACAAAAACCGACAGTCATGTTATAGAAAAGGGAGATGTTAAGTCTACAATTGGAAGTCTTTTAGCTACGGCCAATAGTCAGAGGACTGCTGCATCATGTATAGTGGACAAAAACGAAAAGGGAAATGTGAATTTGTACAAAAGTTGCATTGAGAAAGGAGATCTGCACTATCTGAAAAGTCTTCATGCTGAGGCATCAGGAGATGAAGTTGATCACAGCCTTTTGGCTGAGGAACATATCGAAATAGTTCAAGGGGATGTGAAGGAAGCAAAAAGAAGTCTTTGTCAGCAAAAAGACCAAGTAGAGCGAACCATTTCTGATGTTTTGCCAGGGGATGTAAAGAATACTAAAAAGGTTTTTTCATCTGAGTGCTCCATCAATGTTGAAAACTGTCTcccaaaagaagaaataatccCTGGGGACATCTCAACAGCAAAGCAACAACTTGCAGAAAAGCAACCTGTCACTGTAGAAAAAGAGGACATTGTGGCTGGTGACATCAAGGCAACAATGCAGTCATTGGAACGTGCAAAGCAACAGAGCATGCTGGTTGAGCGGGAGATCATTAAACCTGGAACTATCTATGACATGGACTTGTCAGCTGAAGTTCCTGAATTAGAAAATAGCCATGCACAAAAAGAGGTCATTGTATCCGGAGAtgtaaaagcagcaaaaaagTCCCTGGAAATGGCCAAGCAGCAGAGCATGCAGGTGGAACGTGAAGTCGTTGTCCCTGGAAAAATATACAACGTGAATGTCAAAACACAAGAGCAAAGCACGTCAGCAACGACGCAATCAACATGTTCGTCTTCCTCCAGATGTCAGCAAATcaagacaaacatttcaaaggtCAGTGAATCAGGGAAAGCTAGGGAAAGCTATGTTTCCTGTGAGGCTAGTCAACAAAGTGCAGTTATAGTTAGTAATTGTGCACCAGTATCACAGCCACCATTTGTAAGTTATGAGTGTAATGGTCAGACAACAGAAGATGAGACAGAAGGAATTGTCAGGGGAGATGTGAAGGCAGCTATTAGGTCTCTGCAGAGTGCTGCAACAGAGCAGAAGCTCCCAGATAAAGAAGATATTGTAAGAGGTAATGTCCAATTGGCTCTGCAATCTCTTGAAAAGTCTAGTGTAAATGTATCCAAAGGAGACTATAAAGCTGCAATGATATACAGAAATTCAGGGAGGGCTTGCTCAGGTAGGAGCGAGACTGTTCACAATCAATGTGTTGTGGTGTCTATGCCTCCATCTGACACAAAACTGTCTCCTTCAATTTCAGTAACCTATGAAGGACAACCAACCATTACAACACAGAATCCATCACCCAACCCCGTAGCAAATGGATACTCTAATTCATCCAGCCCTGAGAGTGTATCTCCACCTCCAATCCCTCAAAAAACAAGTGGGAAACAGCAAGTGCAGAGGCCAGCTTTACCACCAAAGCCCCAGTGGACGAAATCAATAGTTGTGGAAGAACAGAATACTACATCGAGTCCTGCTCCTGAAATCATTTGCCccattaaacacaaaatgaaaaattcagCGATTCCACCAGTTCAAGGCAAAGAACTCCCAAAACCTTCTACAGATAAACTACCAGAAAACACAAGACCCAACAAAATAGGTAAAGAGACCTTGCATGAAACCTACCAAGAAAGATGTTTTGATGAAGAAGTGCAAAACTCAGATCAGGCAACTGAACATCTACCAACGGACTCCAAAGCCCAGGACATTAAGAAATCTAAGAAAACAACACCATCTACAGGAAACAAATCAGACTGCCAAGGGATGATATTAAACAACTATGAAGGGGTAATGGAGAGAAATgtaatacagaaaataaatgcagCTGAAGAGATACAAATATGTATGAAGAATTACGCAGAAGAAGGTAAACATGAAATGAACATGAGCCTGCAGGCCGCACTCAAGAACTTTGAAAGGAAAGAAAGTCACACTCTGGACAAAAGAATCCCTTCATCGTCCAAGAAGGTCAAACTAATTCAAGACAATTTAAGTGATCATGAAAAAACCAACAAAGCCAAAACTCAACAAAACCAATCACATCCCAAACCTCCAGAGAGACAAATCAACCTTGAGGAGAAAGTTGTTTtaagagaaaagaaagtaaaGGAGACAGATGACCAACGACGACAAAGACTTTCTGTCCACAAGGACGAGATCATGAAAGGAAATGTGGAAGCAGCGATGGAAATCTTTGACAATTTGAGAAAACGAGAGGAACTCAAAGGAATCCTGAGTCAAGTACAAGAGATAGAGGGTGAGACCAGCAATGCAGATGTTAGCTCATTGAAGACAATATATGACAATGTCCCTGCTTGGATAGATACACCTAGTAGAAATGCACAGCGAAGAAAAACTGAGGAAAAGAAAGTTGAAGCAGAGCCACAGGACGATGATCTGGAAAGCATCTCCTCGGTTGAGACTGCATTTGAGGATCTGGAAAAGGCAAGCAAAGAAATAATGAATCTGAAAGAACAAACATTAGCAAAACTTCTAGACATTGAAGAGTCAATTAAAAAGGCTTTGTATTCAGTCTCCAATCTGAAATCTGAGGCAGACATTGCAGGATTGTCAGGACTATTTGACGAGTCTTTGAAATCTGATCAAAACTTTCAACCAGTCAACAACATCAGGAAAATAAGTATCGTGTCAAGCAAAGCCAAATCAGgtcaaatcaaagaaaagtcTGATGTGAATTTGCAAACAACTTTAGATTCAAGTCAATCTACAGAAGGAGTACCCAGGAAAGTGCACAATAAGCCACTCATCAGACAGTCTTCATCCCAGTCTTCCCCTTCATTCATCTCCATTCACTCAGCTGCCAGGAAGCCTGTTGAACAACCAAAGTCGACCATGTCAACCTTTAATCCAAAAACAGATAGTCATTCTCATAGTTGCCCTGATGCAAGTAGTGATCTGGGACTGGAGTCTGTTGCTGTAGACACTTCAAAAGGTGGTCACAGTCCTGCACAACGCAAGGTCAGTGTTCTTGAGGTAAAAACTGTCCCAGAGCAACCAGCAGGAATAATTGGCAAAAAGACTGTGAGCGAAATGTATGAAGAAACCGATGGCTTTGGCAATGTATTTGTTTCCTCTGTGACTTCAACTGTTGTCACCAAACATTCAGACAGCAAATCATCTGCACTTTTTGAAGTAGTTGGAAGTCCAGCCAGATATGAAGTCATGACTTCCCCATTAATTCGAAGATCTGGACGCCCATTTGATGACAAAGTGTTGAGCAACCCCAAGGAGGAGGGGACAGTGTTTGTCACATTCAGCCAACCAAAGGAAAAGCAATAG